The sequence GGATTCTGTCGGCATTATTTTAAAAAAAAATGAGCTTTCACCATACAAAATAATAATCCTGGATAAAATTCAGGGAAAAATTGAATGTGTTACCACAGCCACTTCTTTATCAACGGGAGCTCTTATTACGTACAACATGCGCCAAAAAGGTTCCATGCACTTCATCAGCGATAGCACACTCGTATATATTCCTCTTTCTCTAGCGCAAACTGATATGCTTTTTTTTCACCACGTACTTGAATTAATTTACTATTTTACCCACGTAGGCAATTGCTCAAAAGAAGTATTTGATCTTCTTGCATTTTTATATTCAACTGAACATAGAGACATGACAACACAATCTAAAAAATTTTTTTTATTAAAATTACTGACAAGTATGGGCAGCGTACCAGAAATTAATGAAGTACGCACAAAACTGATTACACAACTCAATACGATTGATATAAAGCAGCTCTCCCACATGACAATCAACACTCTAGATGAAAAAGAGTTGGATAGATGGCTATGGTGTTGCGTTTGGCAGCATCCATATGTTAATGAATTTAAGACAGTTCATTTTTTAGCACATAACAGGGCAATATGAAAATAATACAAAAAACCTTTACCCCATGCTCCAATGCTTTTCACATGGGGACCCCAGTAAAGAATTTAGTAAAAAGATTTTTGTGGAATGCAAAATCGGGTTATATATATCTTCTACTTATTTCGATAAATACCTCTCTTTATTGCGGAGATTTCTTAAAGCAATTTGTCAAAACTGACACCAATCAAAAATTTTTTGTTGGAGTAGTTGAGGAAAAACAGAAGTTATTAGACGAGTTCACCAAAGAACAACTCGAACTTACCAGTTCTAATAAAGCCTTTGCTGAAAAGATTTCCCGACAAATAGACGAGGTTAAAACATTACTTGCCAATGTAGAAAGCGAGCTTCAAAAGAATCCCGAAGATGATTTTTTAATTAAACAACAGCTCATACTCAAAGAATCAGAGCAAGTCTTAAAAGATACTCAACGCACACAAGATGACACTCATTCACTTGTCACAGATATTATCGCACAGTTACAATCTTTTATTGAAGACCAGCAATTTGAATCATTCAGAAAAAAGAATAAATTGAGCGAACGCCCATACTATTCTTTTGATGATCTTCAATCTCTCAATGAACGTCTTTTGGCCTCCGAACAACAAGTTATGCAGCTCATTGACCAAGAAAAAAGCATCCGTGTTGAAAAAGACAGTAGAAAACGGATCACAATAGCTTTACAAGAGGAATACGAAAAACGACAACAAGATATTAAATCTTTTGCCGACGCCATTGCAATGAACAGCGCCCTTGGTGGAGATTCTGAACATGAAAAAGAAATCATTAAACTAGAAGACCATCTTTATAAATATAAAAAACAACTTGCTGATATGCGACTTAAAGAAATTACCTATCAGATGAAATCGATAGAATTTCAATTATTTTTAGCCAGAGCTCATCTTGATCTCTTTAAAAAACAGTTACGTGTCGTTAAATCAGCTATTCATGTGAGTGAAGCAGACGTAACGCTCGCGGAAGAAGAGTTGGCAAAAGAACAAAAAATTTATTTTTCCCATAAAGATTCATTGCGTCATGATCGTGAAAAAATTGTTCTTGCTCAAAAAAATAAAGACCGAGAGCTTAATGAGCTCAGTAAACAACTTTCTATTCCCTTGGGCAGTGAAATTGATGAATGGACAAAAAAACCAAAGCAAACATCCGATTCTTACGTTGGATTTGTACATATCGGCGCATTAAATTCAGAAGCTTTTTTATATGCTAAAGAAAAAGATTTACTCGATGCGCATATAACCCTTGAAGAAGAAAAATTTAATTATAAAAAAATAAGAACCGAAGCGAAAAAAACCTATCATAAAATTTCAACACGAGGCTTTTTAACAGAAGAAGAAATTGCGAAAGAACGTACTGAATACGAAATAAAAAAGAAAATCGACGAAGATACTATCAAAGCAGTCCAAGCAAAAATAAACGCTGTTGCCAATGCCCTGAATCAAGTAAAAAAAATCCTTGATAGATTAAACACATTTCGCGAAGAAGCAGAAAAACAAACTGATATTATCTTTAAAAATAAATCCAAAGAATATAATCAATTCACTACATACTTATTGCGCGCTGATAGGGCACTCAAAAAACAAATTGATATTCTAGGAAAATTGACGGGTACATACTCAGGAATAATCTCCGAAATCAATAGTACGGTCATATTAACAGATTTCATTAGCAATGAACTGCAAGCGAGTACCATATGGTACCGTCCAGCCTACGCAATCACGCTTGAGGGAGTCAAAAATATCATTTCTGATACCAAAGCATTCTTTAATGATATTCGTATCTACCTGGCAAAATTTAATAGCAAAATATTTATCATTCATGTGTGGGAAGGTTTTTCTCATCCTCTTGATGTGCTTCTTTTGTTACTCACCTTTTTTGGTCTCATTTGCGCACTCCTTTTCTTAAGAAAATATCAAGCGAAAATCATCACTATATTACTTATACAACACGGTGATTACGGCATTCTGGTAAGTATGGGAAAATTTATTCTTGGTACGTTAGTAACATTTATCTGTGCATTTAGTCACGGTATTTTTGTCTGGCTGACGATATGGCTACTCTGTATCATGATCCCTGATACGTATCTTTCGATACTCTTTTATCTTTGTTCAATTCCGTATCTTTTGTACCTTTCTCATCGGTTTATGAGGCTACTCATGTACATGAATAGTCAATACAAGCATGTTTTACTTTCTGAAGATTTTCAGCGTCGATTTGAACTTGTATTTTCAACATTAATTTATCTCACCATTATCATTTTCTTCTTC comes from Candidatus Babeliales bacterium and encodes:
- a CDS encoding mechanosensitive ion channel domain-containing protein, with the protein product MKIIQKTFTPCSNAFHMGTPVKNLVKRFLWNAKSGYIYLLLISINTSLYCGDFLKQFVKTDTNQKFFVGVVEEKQKLLDEFTKEQLELTSSNKAFAEKISRQIDEVKTLLANVESELQKNPEDDFLIKQQLILKESEQVLKDTQRTQDDTHSLVTDIIAQLQSFIEDQQFESFRKKNKLSERPYYSFDDLQSLNERLLASEQQVMQLIDQEKSIRVEKDSRKRITIALQEEYEKRQQDIKSFADAIAMNSALGGDSEHEKEIIKLEDHLYKYKKQLADMRLKEITYQMKSIEFQLFLARAHLDLFKKQLRVVKSAIHVSEADVTLAEEELAKEQKIYFSHKDSLRHDREKIVLAQKNKDRELNELSKQLSIPLGSEIDEWTKKPKQTSDSYVGFVHIGALNSEAFLYAKEKDLLDAHITLEEEKFNYKKIRTEAKKTYHKISTRGFLTEEEIAKERTEYEIKKKIDEDTIKAVQAKINAVANALNQVKKILDRLNTFREEAEKQTDIIFKNKSKEYNQFTTYLLRADRALKKQIDILGKLTGTYSGIISEINSTVILTDFISNELQASTIWYRPAYAITLEGVKNIISDTKAFFNDIRIYLAKFNSKIFIIHVWEGFSHPLDVLLLLLTFFGLICALLFLRKYQAKIITILLIQHGDYGILVSMGKFILGTLVTFICAFSHGIFVWLTIWLLCIMIPDTYLSILFYLCSIPYLLYLSHRFMRLLMYMNSQYKHVLLSEDFQRRFELVFSTLIYLTIIIFFFRQAFMLSPIYLRSELSNILLAVNFIILQISLILLITKEQIMGIIPDYSDFWRWVQAHVDHYYYLILFFVVAIIIMSNPYVGFGRLVLYLLSGSIYMIILIKILSLLHDFVKTATSMLFFTQEDAIIRERFSYAKTCFGLVIIASFVILGFIGFIGTAKIWGLGVAITDFREWLQVPLLLEGTTHPITTMSLLKIIAFILGGFAVAYSLKQYVLARVFDLLLVESGVQHTVTSIIQYIVIIIATFFAFNSVGLGSLIGKMFIALAFGISLYLKDPISDFISYFIILVQRPIKIGDYVQIDAETLGVVRKITPRSVVLRRKNSTTIIVPNSYVVSKPIENWNYVRNFIAVNDITLFVYYKEDASTVKAILQAAVEEHANVLKNPRSIIRLSNFSEFGYEFMVRCFISSAYTLEMWDIGSDIRLLIAKAFKEHGIEFAIPMYKVDEYGAHYHETKINNNDKNRPGSPHDGPFGKNIKE